A genomic region of [Eubacterium] eligens ATCC 27750 contains the following coding sequences:
- the cdaA gene encoding diadenylate cyclase CdaA, with translation MNNFIQDYLVKLYIPHITWTDIIEIIIIAFVLYNVMVWIKKTKAWVLLRGIIVVALFAIFAYILNLKTILWIAGKTISVGIIALVIIFQPELRRALEQLGRKKIVFGLFRFSDGRDKGERFSSKTAEEIVRACYDMGAAYTGALIVVEQDMILEEYEKTGIAVDGIVTSQLLVNIFEHNTPLHDGAVIIRGDRVVAATCYLPLSDNGNLNKSLGTRHRAGVGISEVTDSMTIIVSEETGKVSVAVGGELIHDIDADSLRNKLEYLRRRTIDVKSFRIWRGRLKHEGKDV, from the coding sequence TTGAATAATTTCATACAGGATTATCTGGTTAAATTATATATTCCGCATATTACATGGACTGATATTATAGAAATAATTATAATTGCCTTTGTTTTATATAATGTAATGGTTTGGATTAAGAAAACTAAGGCATGGGTTTTGCTAAGAGGAATTATAGTTGTTGCTTTATTTGCAATATTTGCTTATATTCTTAATCTTAAGACTATTTTATGGATTGCTGGTAAGACAATAAGTGTTGGAATTATTGCGCTTGTTATTATTTTTCAGCCTGAATTAAGAAGAGCCTTGGAACAGCTTGGACGTAAAAAAATCGTTTTTGGATTGTTCAGGTTCAGTGATGGAAGGGATAAAGGTGAACGGTTCAGTAGTAAGACTGCTGAAGAGATTGTAAGAGCATGTTATGACATGGGTGCTGCTTACACAGGAGCACTTATCGTTGTTGAACAGGATATGATTCTTGAAGAATATGAAAAGACGGGAATTGCGGTGGATGGTATTGTTACAAGCCAGCTTCTTGTTAATATATTTGAGCATAACACTCCGTTGCATGATGGAGCAGTTATCATAAGAGGAGACAGGGTTGTTGCTGCAACTTGTTATCTTCCACTTTCTGACAATGGTAATCTTAATAAATCTTTGGGAACAAGACATCGTGCAGGGGTAGGAATAAGTGAAGTTACAGACAGTATGACGATAATTGTATCAGAAGAAACAGGCAAGGTTTCAGTTGCTGTCGGCGGAGAGCTTATTCATGATATTGATGCAGATTCTCTTAGAAATAAATTAGAATATCTTCGCAGAAGGACCATAGATGTGAAGTCGTTCAGAATATGGAGAGGAAGGCTGAAGCATGAAGGAAAAGATGTTTAA
- a CDS encoding sensor histidine kinase, protein MKQKINLRLIGIAVIAVLATAIGITFIYYGLFKKQVQAGLRTNAEVLMETGVFEKSAQYADVKLPINNLRVTWIDSDGVVLFDNDNDINVMPNHKDRPEIQDAFHTGHGQCVRNSDTMDMNTFYYALKQKDGTVIRVSCDASSLLSVFGNVFPAVTGILAVIIVVCIVLSQLLTRTLIEPIERMAKNMDSVQEKPVYKEIAPFAEKIRTQHENILAAARSRQDFTANVSHELKTPLTAISGYAELIENEMVSHEQGIHFAHEIKRNSERLLSLINDIIRLSELDHSEMPRQYENFDLYEFVKDCAESLQVNAQKQGIYFSYRGSACMIRGNKDMIRELIDNLVQNAIRYNKEGGHVEVFAGMVDGKPRLEVTDDGIGIPKDQQDRVFERFYRVDKSRSKETGGTGLGLAIVKHIVELHDARIYLDSEINKGTVIRIEF, encoded by the coding sequence ATGAAGCAGAAGATTAATTTAAGGCTTATTGGAATAGCAGTTATAGCAGTTCTTGCTACAGCTATTGGAATAACTTTTATATATTATGGGTTGTTTAAGAAACAGGTCCAGGCCGGATTGAGAACTAATGCAGAAGTACTCATGGAAACGGGAGTTTTTGAAAAGTCAGCGCAATATGCAGATGTAAAGCTTCCAATTAATAATCTCAGGGTTACTTGGATAGATTCAGATGGGGTGGTGCTTTTTGATAATGATAATGATATTAATGTAATGCCTAATCATAAAGACAGACCTGAGATACAGGACGCATTTCATACCGGACATGGTCAGTGTGTAAGAAATTCTGACACGATGGATATGAATACCTTTTATTATGCTCTAAAACAGAAGGATGGGACTGTTATAAGAGTATCCTGTGATGCAAGCAGTTTATTAAGTGTGTTTGGCAATGTATTTCCGGCTGTAACAGGAATACTTGCAGTAATTATAGTAGTGTGTATCGTTCTTTCACAATTACTTACAAGGACACTTATTGAGCCTATTGAAAGAATGGCTAAGAATATGGATTCCGTACAGGAGAAGCCTGTATATAAAGAAATAGCCCCTTTTGCAGAGAAAATCAGGACACAGCATGAGAATATTCTTGCTGCTGCAAGAAGCCGACAGGATTTTACTGCAAATGTATCACATGAATTAAAGACTCCTCTTACCGCAATCTCAGGCTATGCAGAGCTTATTGAGAATGAGATGGTAAGTCATGAACAGGGGATACATTTTGCACATGAGATTAAGCGTAATTCAGAAAGATTATTATCATTAATTAATGATATTATAAGGCTTTCAGAATTAGACCACAGCGAAATGCCAAGACAGTATGAGAATTTTGATTTATATGAGTTTGTTAAGGATTGTGCAGAGTCTCTGCAGGTTAATGCACAGAAACAAGGAATATATTTTTCATATAGAGGTTCAGCCTGCATGATCCGCGGCAATAAGGATATGATAAGAGAGCTTATTGATAATCTTGTACAGAATGCAATAAGATACAATAAAGAAGGTGGACATGTGGAAGTGTTTGCGGGAATGGTAGATGGGAAGCCAAGGCTAGAGGTAACTGATGATGGAATAGGAATTCCTAAGGATCAGCAGGACAGGGTGTTTGAAAGATTTTACAGAGTTGACAAGAGCCGATCAAAGGAAACTGGTGGAACAGGACTCGGTCTTGCTATTGTAAAGCATATTGTTGAACTTCATGATGCAAGAATTTATCTTGACAGTGAAATTAATAAGGGAACTGTAATACGGATTGAATTCTGA
- a CDS encoding S1C family serine protease has translation MYNDNNENNENDSQYRYSGSDIPYNNTNNGSTSNNNTAFSSAPYEAKKHKKHKRGFARKAACFVLSAVLFGAIAGSVMFGVNYAGGKIAGSNKSDATGVNIPTVSNNISNVAKTDSSLTEDTNLSASGKMDAEAVATAALPAMVQLNGTTTVKSSSYFGYGQSYEATSSGTGIIVGKSDTELLIVTNAHVVDNIDNLKCVFSDGTSASCSVKGSKSDQDIAVAAVSLSDISSDTASNIAIAELEDSSDIKVGQQVVAIGNALGEGQSVTTGIISAKDRSITVNNVTFTGLLMTDAAINSGNSGGALLNSEGKVIAINFAKTSSDGVEGMAYSIPVSNVKDIIDSLMTKQTRNKVSSDKAAYLGIAAVDITSNYASYYGYPVGILIRTVADDSAADKAGLETYDIIVGFDDQTVTTMSGLTNMLQYYEAGEKVTIDYYHMEGSEYVLKSTEVTLGSKKAS, from the coding sequence ATGTATAACGACAATAATGAGAATAATGAGAATGATTCACAGTACCGTTACAGTGGCAGTGATATACCATATAACAATACTAACAATGGCAGTACATCTAATAATAACACAGCATTTTCAAGTGCACCTTATGAAGCTAAGAAGCACAAGAAACACAAAAGAGGATTTGCAAGGAAAGCAGCATGCTTTGTTCTTTCAGCAGTACTTTTTGGCGCAATAGCCGGTTCGGTTATGTTTGGTGTTAATTATGCAGGTGGAAAGATTGCTGGCAGTAATAAGTCTGATGCTACAGGTGTTAATATACCAACAGTAAGTAATAATATTTCTAATGTCGCTAAGACAGATTCTTCGCTTACAGAAGATACTAATCTTTCAGCATCAGGTAAGATGGATGCTGAGGCAGTTGCTACAGCAGCCCTTCCTGCAATGGTTCAGCTTAATGGTACAACAACAGTTAAAAGTTCAAGTTATTTTGGATATGGACAGAGTTATGAGGCAACATCAAGTGGTACAGGTATTATTGTAGGCAAGAGTGATACTGAATTACTTATTGTAACTAATGCACATGTTGTTGATAATATTGATAATCTTAAATGCGTATTCTCTGATGGCACAAGTGCAAGCTGTTCTGTTAAGGGTTCTAAGTCAGATCAGGATATTGCAGTAGCCGCAGTATCATTAAGTGATATTTCATCTGATACAGCGTCTAATATTGCAATTGCAGAACTTGAAGATTCATCAGATATTAAAGTTGGACAGCAGGTTGTTGCCATTGGTAATGCATTAGGTGAAGGACAGTCAGTTACAACTGGTATAATTAGTGCAAAGGACCGTTCAATTACAGTCAACAATGTAACATTTACAGGACTTCTTATGACAGATGCAGCAATTAACTCTGGTAACAGTGGTGGAGCTCTTCTTAATTCTGAAGGAAAGGTTATTGCTATTAACTTTGCAAAGACCAGCAGTGATGGTGTAGAAGGTATGGCTTATTCAATCCCTGTTTCTAATGTTAAGGATATTATCGATTCATTAATGACTAAGCAGACAAGAAACAAGGTTTCGTCAGATAAGGCAGCATACCTTGGAATTGCAGCAGTAGATATTACAAGTAATTATGCATCATATTATGGATATCCTGTAGGTATTCTTATAAGAACTGTAGCTGATGATTCAGCAGCAGACAAGGCAGGATTAGAGACATACGACATAATTGTCGGATTTGATGACCAGACAGTTACTACTATGTCAGGACTTACTAACATGCTTCAGTATTATGAGGCAGGTGAAAAAGTAACTATAGATTATTATCATATGGAAGGAAGCGAGTATGTTCTTAAGAGCACGGAGGTAACGCTTGGCTCTAAGAAGGCATCTTAA
- a CDS encoding HPr family phosphocarrier protein, whose translation MVSEKILVGSALGIHLRPAGAMCDTAVKFDSHITFTFKNKVVNAKSVISILASGVGCGDEITLIAEGPDEEEALKAVSESFRKALQD comes from the coding sequence ATGGTAAGTGAGAAGATACTAGTTGGAAGTGCATTAGGAATACATCTTCGTCCTGCAGGAGCAATGTGTGATACAGCTGTTAAATTTGATTCACACATTACATTCACATTTAAGAATAAGGTTGTTAATGCAAAGAGTGTTATATCTATTCTTGCATCAGGCGTTGGCTGTGGAGATGAGATAACTCTCATAGCAGAAGGTCCGGACGAAGAAGAAGCATTGAAAGCAGTTTCTGAGAGCTTTAGAAAAGCTTTACAGGACTAA
- a CDS encoding Na/Pi cotransporter family protein, with the protein MNIFGVLTMAGGLALFLYGMNVMGDSLAKLSGGKLEQILEKLTSKRIMAVLLGMAVTAVIQSSSATTVMVVGFVNSGIMQLSQAVGIIMGANIGTTVTSWMLSLTGISGAGWINLLKPSSFSPVLAVIGIIMTMTCKDNSKKKDIGNILLGFAILMFGMETMSGAVAPLADNEKFTGMLTLFSNPLFGLLAGTVLTAVIQSSSASVGILQALCVTGAVNYATAIPIIMGQNIGTCVTALISSVGAKKNAKRASMIHLYFNMIGTVIFMVIFYSLNMFVHFEFLSTPANAAGIAVIHSLFNIGCVIILFPFSNLLVKLATLSIPDGKHEEVIQTGVAADLAALDERFLETPAVAMELCRNTAVKMAHLSQRALDKALDIINNYSDAAYDEVVVMEEDVDKYEDKLGSYLVKVGNCDLSRHDNHTFSILLHCMSDFERISDHAINIAKSAKEMNSKESSFSQNARKELETFAKAVHDIVSNTVQVFENQDIEAAKHIEPLEQVIDGLNLEIKQRHINRLRKGRCTIETGLILEDIMTNFERVSDHCSNVAVCMIEVRDNGFETHGYLEHLTNEDNPQFAKECRQYYKQYQLPELKKAD; encoded by the coding sequence ATGAATATTTTTGGTGTACTTACGATGGCAGGCGGACTGGCTTTGTTCTTATATGGAATGAATGTCATGGGAGATTCCTTAGCAAAGCTGTCCGGAGGTAAATTAGAACAGATACTTGAAAAACTTACTTCTAAAAGAATTATGGCAGTATTGCTTGGTATGGCTGTAACAGCAGTTATACAGTCATCATCTGCAACTACGGTAATGGTTGTAGGCTTTGTTAATTCAGGTATTATGCAGCTTTCACAGGCTGTAGGTATTATTATGGGTGCCAATATTGGTACAACAGTGACTTCATGGATGTTATCACTTACAGGTATAAGTGGAGCAGGATGGATTAATCTTTTAAAACCATCATCATTCTCACCTGTGCTTGCTGTTATTGGCATAATTATGACTATGACCTGCAAGGATAATTCTAAGAAAAAGGATATAGGTAATATTCTTCTTGGATTTGCAATTCTTATGTTCGGTATGGAAACTATGAGTGGCGCAGTTGCACCGCTGGCTGACAATGAGAAGTTTACGGGTATGCTTACACTGTTTTCTAATCCGTTATTCGGACTTCTTGCAGGTACAGTGCTTACAGCAGTTATACAGTCATCATCTGCATCGGTTGGTATACTGCAGGCGTTATGTGTAACAGGTGCGGTTAACTATGCAACAGCAATTCCTATTATTATGGGACAGAATATAGGTACATGTGTAACAGCACTTATATCTTCTGTAGGTGCAAAGAAGAATGCCAAGAGAGCATCAATGATACACCTTTATTTCAACATGATTGGTACAGTTATATTTATGGTTATATTTTACAGCCTGAATATGTTTGTTCATTTTGAATTTTTATCAACACCGGCAAATGCAGCAGGAATAGCAGTGATTCACAGTCTCTTTAATATTGGATGTGTAATTATACTTTTCCCATTTTCTAATCTGCTTGTGAAGCTTGCAACTCTTTCTATTCCGGATGGAAAACATGAGGAAGTTATTCAGACAGGTGTGGCAGCAGATCTTGCAGCACTTGATGAAAGATTTTTAGAGACTCCTGCAGTTGCGATGGAGTTATGCAGGAATACTGCCGTGAAGATGGCACATCTGTCACAGAGAGCGTTAGATAAGGCACTGGACATTATTAATAATTATTCAGATGCTGCATATGATGAGGTTGTGGTAATGGAAGAAGATGTCGATAAGTATGAGGATAAGCTTGGTTCATATCTTGTAAAGGTTGGTAACTGCGATTTATCAAGACATGATAATCATACATTTTCAATACTTCTTCACTGCATGAGTGATTTTGAAAGAATATCTGACCATGCGATTAATATTGCAAAATCTGCAAAAGAGATGAACAGCAAGGAGTCATCTTTTTCACAGAATGCAAGAAAAGAACTTGAAACATTTGCAAAAGCGGTACATGATATAGTTAGTAACACAGTACAGGTTTTTGAAAATCAGGATATTGAGGCAGCAAAGCATATTGAGCCGTTAGAACAGGTTATTGACGGTCTGAACTTAGAAATTAAGCAGCGTCATATCAACAGATTAAGAAAAGGCAGATGTACAATTGAGACAGGACTTATACTCGAAGATATTATGACGAATTTTGAGAGAGTATCAGACCATTGCTCTAATGTTGCTGTATGTATGATTGAAGTAAGAGATAATGGTTTTGAAACACATGGATATCTGGAGCATCTTACTAATGAGGATAATCCTCAGTTTGCAAAAGAATGCAGACAGTATTATAAACAGTATCAGCTTCCGGAATTAAAGAAAGCTGACTAG
- a CDS encoding Ig-like domain-containing protein: MRNIKIKRTTVIILMGIILAVVLAVVLIISFNKSDGNEQQADVNVSKINLKPSQAQDEYEVKEGTQIDILFENTAIPVGTSLKVTAIVSPDDNEKSLIWTSSNEQVFSVDKDGVITINGVGTATLTATVGSVSDAVVVEGITKVSQGSSNGFVVYTGNNNNGKGNTYDSSGEHGQQVGIGTGLGHGQQENGQTGSSSSENGQTGSSSSENSQTGGVTSENNQSVPGNTDNSQKGGNSSDDIGSMLSGNGFEQTVSNVYVCRQDGIYYGEIVTQSNVTIIYIKQRSAAFDNRIQSVIENLLPGNSSYVWNSYVSASTDRTFTVDNRMVRIVVATGGGHSQIVIYN, translated from the coding sequence ATGAGAAATATAAAAATAAAGCGTACAACAGTTATTATATTAATGGGAATAATTCTTGCGGTAGTACTGGCTGTTGTTTTAATAATATCATTTAATAAATCAGATGGAAATGAACAGCAGGCAGATGTTAATGTAAGTAAAATTAATCTTAAACCATCACAGGCTCAGGATGAATATGAAGTTAAAGAAGGAACACAGATTGATATTCTTTTTGAAAATACAGCTATTCCTGTAGGAACAAGCCTTAAGGTTACAGCAATAGTATCTCCTGATGATAATGAGAAATCACTTATATGGACAAGCAGTAATGAACAGGTGTTTTCTGTGGATAAGGATGGTGTAATAACAATTAACGGAGTTGGAACAGCAACTCTTACTGCTACAGTAGGAAGTGTATCTGACGCCGTGGTTGTAGAAGGAATCACAAAAGTGTCGCAAGGTTCTTCTAATGGATTTGTTGTGTATACAGGAAATAATAATAATGGAAAAGGTAATACATATGATAGTTCAGGTGAACATGGACAACAGGTAGGTATCGGTACAGGTTTAGGTCATGGACAGCAGGAAAACGGACAGACAGGCAGTTCTTCATCAGAAAACGGACAGACAGGCAGTTCTTCATCAGAAAATAGTCAGACAGGTGGTGTTACATCAGAAAATAACCAGTCAGTTCCGGGCAATACTGATAACAGCCAGAAAGGTGGAAATAGTTCTGATGATATAGGAAGTATGCTTTCTGGTAATGGATTTGAGCAGACTGTATCAAATGTGTATGTATGCAGACAGGATGGAATTTACTATGGTGAGATTGTTACACAGAGTAATGTAACCATTATATATATAAAGCAGAGAAGTGCTGCGTTTGATAACAGAATTCAAAGTGTAATTGAGAATTTATTACCAGGAAATTCTTCTTATGTATGGAATAGTTATGTATCTGCATCAACAGACAGAACGTTTACTGTAGATAACAGAATGGTACGTATTGTTGTTGCAACAGGTGGGGGACACTCTCAAATTGTAATATACAATTAA
- a CDS encoding response regulator transcription factor, with protein MALIYIVEDDESIREIETIALKNSGHMVGAFGSSKEFFKKLDEILPDLVLLDVMLPDESGYDIIKKLRLNSATKRLPVIMVTAKSTELDMIKGLEDGADDYIKKPFSVMELITRVKALLRRTETDEAGVLDVGEIELNHERHVVTVSGKQVELTFKEYELLRYLMANKNIVLSRDSIVLKVWGTEFEGESRTVDMHIKTLRQKLGDAGSRIRTVRNVGYVIE; from the coding sequence ATGGCTCTTATATACATAGTTGAGGATGATGAAAGCATAAGGGAAATAGAGACAATTGCACTTAAGAACAGTGGACATATGGTAGGTGCATTTGGAAGTTCCAAAGAGTTTTTTAAGAAGCTTGATGAGATTCTTCCGGACCTTGTGTTGCTTGATGTTATGCTTCCTGATGAAAGTGGTTATGACATCATTAAGAAGTTAAGACTGAATTCTGCAACTAAGAGACTGCCGGTTATTATGGTGACGGCAAAGTCTACAGAGCTTGATATGATAAAGGGACTTGAGGATGGTGCTGACGATTATATTAAGAAGCCGTTTTCTGTAATGGAGCTTATTACAAGAGTTAAAGCACTTCTTAGAAGAACAGAAACAGACGAGGCAGGCGTGCTTGATGTAGGAGAGATTGAACTTAATCATGAAAGGCATGTGGTTACGGTCTCAGGAAAGCAGGTTGAACTTACATTTAAAGAATATGAATTGTTAAGATATCTTATGGCTAACAAGAATATAGTGCTTTCAAGAGATTCTATTGTACTTAAGGTATGGGGAACAGAGTTTGAAGGTGAGTCAAGAACTGTGGATATGCATATTAAGACTTTAAGACAGAAGTTGGGTGATGCAGGCTCGCGTATAAGAACCGTGCGTAATGTAGGATATGTTATAGAGTAG
- a CDS encoding phospho-sugar mutase, producing MGYMETYKAWCENEYFDEDTRAELKSIAGDEKEIEDRFYKDLEFGTGGLRGVIGNGTNRMNVYIVRKATQGLANFIIKEGTQDKGVAISHDNRRMSREFAQEAALCLAANGIKVYIFPSLRPTPELSFAVRELHCTAGIMVTASHNPPEYNGYKVYWDDGCQITAPKDTQIINEVKAVTDFNDVKTIDEEEARVRGLYNIIGYDMDDAFIAALKKQSLNGDIIKQVADDIKIVYSPFNGTGNVPVRRILRELGFKNVYVVPEQEKPDPNFTTLEYPNPEDPKAFTYALRLAKEVDADIILATDPDADRLGVYSKDTKSGEYKSFTGNMSGMLIAEYLLSQRKEKGLLHENGAFVKTIVSTNLADLIAKEYNLKLIEVLTGFKYIGEQIKFFEQNNTYEYEFGFEESYGCLVGTHARDKDAIVAVMALCEAAAYYKSKGITLWDQMINIFDKYGYFKEGQKAVTMKGAEGAVQIAKMMDDLRNNPPKKFGAWNVVEFRDYKKDECTVIATGEKKPTGLPESNVLYFELNDHAWCCARPSGTEPKIKFYMGVKGTGLEDADKKLEELTDAVSEIVGL from the coding sequence ATGGGTTATATGGAAACTTACAAAGCATGGTGTGAGAATGAATATTTTGATGAAGACACACGTGCAGAACTCAAATCAATTGCAGGAGATGAGAAAGAGATTGAGGACAGATTCTATAAGGATCTTGAGTTTGGAACAGGCGGACTGAGAGGTGTCATAGGCAATGGTACTAACAGAATGAATGTATACATTGTAAGAAAGGCAACTCAGGGGTTAGCTAATTTTATTATCAAGGAAGGAACACAGGATAAGGGTGTTGCTATTTCTCATGATAATAGAAGAATGTCAAGAGAATTTGCGCAGGAAGCAGCTCTTTGTCTTGCGGCTAATGGCATTAAGGTATACATATTCCCTTCATTAAGACCAACACCAGAACTTTCATTTGCAGTAAGAGAACTTCACTGTACAGCAGGTATTATGGTTACGGCAAGCCACAATCCTCCAGAATACAATGGATATAAGGTATACTGGGATGACGGATGCCAGATAACAGCACCTAAGGATACACAGATTATCAATGAAGTTAAGGCTGTTACTGATTTTAATGATGTTAAGACTATTGATGAAGAAGAGGCTAGAGTAAGAGGCCTGTATAACATTATTGGATATGATATGGATGATGCATTTATTGCAGCATTAAAGAAGCAGAGCCTTAACGGAGATATCATTAAGCAGGTTGCTGATGATATTAAGATTGTATACTCTCCATTCAATGGTACAGGTAATGTTCCTGTAAGAAGAATTTTAAGAGAGTTAGGTTTCAAGAATGTATATGTTGTTCCAGAACAGGAAAAACCAGATCCTAACTTTACAACACTCGAGTACCCTAATCCTGAAGACCCTAAGGCATTCACATATGCATTAAGACTTGCTAAGGAAGTTGATGCAGATATTATTCTTGCAACTGACCCTGATGCGGACAGACTTGGCGTATATTCTAAGGACACTAAATCAGGTGAGTACAAGTCATTCACAGGTAATATGTCTGGTATGCTTATTGCAGAATACCTTCTTTCACAGAGAAAGGAGAAGGGACTTCTTCATGAGAATGGTGCATTTGTAAAGACTATCGTATCTACTAACTTAGCTGATCTTATCGCTAAGGAATATAACTTAAAGCTTATTGAAGTTCTTACAGGATTTAAGTATATTGGTGAGCAGATTAAGTTCTTTGAGCAGAATAATACATACGAATATGAATTCGGTTTTGAAGAGAGTTACGGCTGCTTGGTTGGAACTCATGCAAGAGACAAGGATGCCATCGTGGCTGTTATGGCATTATGTGAAGCAGCAGCTTACTATAAGTCTAAAGGCATTACTTTATGGGATCAGATGATTAATATCTTTGATAAGTACGGCTACTTCAAGGAAGGACAGAAGGCTGTAACTATGAAGGGTGCAGAAGGTGCTGTCCAGATTGCTAAGATGATGGATGATTTAAGAAATAATCCACCTAAGAAGTTCGGAGCATGGAATGTTGTTGAGTTCAGAGATTATAAGAAGGATGAGTGTACAGTTATTGCTACAGGCGAGAAGAAGCCTACAGGACTTCCTGAATCTAACGTACTTTATTTTGAACTTAATGACCATGCATGGTGCTGTGCAAGACCTTCAGGAACAGAGCCTAAGATTAAGTTCTATATGGGTGTTAAGGGAACAGGTCTTGAAGATGCTGATAAGAAGTTAGAAGAACTTACTGATGCAGTATCAGAAATTGTCGGATTATAA
- a CDS encoding CdaR family protein, protein MKEKMFKNLSLKILSAVFAVVLWTIIVNIYDPTTSYTFSNVTVQLINTESLTDKNYSYEVVEGGKISVYVSGPKSVVTNIKASDIVATADLSKISAFADYVDIHVSVVQNGQVLNSVEATPKTSAVKLSIENRDTKTVNVVTNVTGNPADGHAVVKESLNPASIKVTGPSSVIDTISYAGISYDVTGATGDVHGDADIHLYDDDANEIKDESIDMSQTSVSYTAQVVRFKNVSIEAQTSGTPKDGYRVNSITYNKNQVQVYGDENALNNLEKIVIPASNINVEDLSEDRVFKFSLDNYIDKSLHILNNSRVEITVKIVPVSSDKIVFNTSDIKVVGLNTGMSYNFIDKTINIDVERNADNTATLDASRITVSASLSDYTTSGEVNVKLDVKLPEGYTLKSKDLTVKAELKSNNSETKAEETATKAGTTNTTER, encoded by the coding sequence ATGAAGGAAAAGATGTTTAAAAATCTTAGTCTGAAAATATTGTCTGCTGTATTTGCAGTTGTTCTCTGGACTATTATCGTTAATATATATGACCCTACCACAAGCTATACATTCAGTAATGTTACGGTTCAGTTAATTAATACCGAAAGCCTTACTGATAAGAATTACAGTTATGAGGTTGTGGAGGGAGGAAAGATTTCCGTATATGTAAGTGGTCCAAAGAGTGTTGTAACAAATATTAAGGCAAGTGATATTGTAGCAACTGCTGATCTTAGTAAAATAAGTGCTTTTGCAGATTATGTTGATATTCATGTATCTGTCGTGCAGAATGGTCAGGTGCTTAATAGTGTAGAAGCAACACCTAAGACATCTGCTGTAAAACTGAGTATAGAGAACAGGGATACTAAAACTGTCAATGTTGTTACTAATGTAACGGGAAATCCGGCAGATGGACATGCGGTTGTAAAGGAGTCGCTGAATCCGGCATCAATTAAAGTGACTGGACCATCATCTGTTATTGATACAATATCATATGCAGGAATTTCTTATGATGTCACAGGAGCAACAGGGGATGTACATGGTGATGCAGATATTCATTTGTATGATGACGATGCTAATGAAATCAAGGATGAATCAATAGATATGTCACAGACATCTGTAAGTTATACAGCACAGGTTGTCAGATTTAAAAATGTATCTATAGAGGCACAGACATCCGGAACACCAAAGGATGGATATAGAGTAAATTCAATAACCTATAATAAGAATCAGGTACAGGTATATGGTGATGAAAATGCATTGAATAATCTGGAGAAAATAGTCATTCCTGCCAGCAATATTAATGTGGAAGATTTGTCAGAGGACAGAGTGTTTAAGTTTTCACTTGATAATTACATTGATAAATCACTTCATATATTGAATAACTCAAGGGTTGAAATAACAGTGAAGATTGTACCGGTTAGTTCAGACAAGATAGTTTTCAATACATCAGACATTAAAGTTGTTGGCTTGAACACAGGTATGAGTTATAATTTTATAGATAAGACAATTAATATTGATGTTGAAAGAAATGCTGATAATACAGCAACACTGGATGCATCCAGAATAACAGTCAGTGCAAGTCTGTCTGATTATACAACATCAGGAGAAGTTAATGTCAAGCTTGATGTTAAATTACCAGAAGGCTATACATTGAAGAGTAAGGATTTAACGGTTAAAGCTGAGTTAAAAAGTAATAATTCCGAAACAAAGGCAGAAGAGACTGCTACAAAAGCTGGAACAACTAATACAACAGAGAGGTGA